The following are encoded together in the Streptococcus oralis genome:
- the nrdH gene encoding glutaredoxin-like protein NrdH — MVTVYSKNNCVQCKMTKRFLDSNNVAYREINLDEQPEYVDQVKELGFSAAPVIQTPTEVFSGFQPGKLKQLA, encoded by the coding sequence ATGGTAACGGTTTATTCTAAAAACAACTGCGTCCAATGTAAGATGACCAAGCGTTTCTTGGATAGCAACAATGTCGCTTATCGTGAGATCAATCTCGACGAGCAACCTGAGTACGTCGATCAAGTTAAAGAGCTCGGTTTCAGCGCTGCTCCTGTTATCCAAACACCAACTGAGGTCTTTTCAGGCTTCCAACCAGGAAAACTGAAACAATTAGCATAA
- the nrdE gene encoding class 1b ribonucleoside-diphosphate reductase subunit alpha, with amino-acid sequence MGLKHLEDVTYFRLNNEINRPVNGQIMLHKDKEALDAFFKENVVPNTMVFDSITDKINYLIEHNYIETAFLKKYRPEFLEELHQFIKDQNFQFKSFMAAYKFYNQYALKTNDGEYYLESMEDRVFFNALYFADGDEAIATDIANEIIHQRYQPATPSFLNAGRARRGELVSCFLIQVTDDMNSIGRSINSALQLSRIGGGVGITLSNLREAGAPIKGYEGAASGVVPVMKLFEDSFSYSNQLGQRQGAGVVYLNVFHPDIIAFLSTKKENADEKVRVKTLSLGVVVPDKFYELARKNEEMYLFSPYSVELEYGVPFNYIDITEKYDELVANPNIRKTKIKARDLETEISKLQQESGYPYVVNIDTANRANPVDGKIIMSNLCSEILQVQEPSLINDAQEFLQMGTDVSCNLGSTNVVNMMTSPDFGRSIRAMVRALTFVTDSSHIVAVPTIDHGNSLAHTFGLGAMGLHSYLAQQLIEYGSHESIEFTSIYFMLMNYWTLVESNNIARERGITFHNFEKSDYANGSYFDKYVTGEFVPKSDRVKELFKDVFIPSAADWAELREKVQADGLYHQNRLAVAPNGSISYINDVSASIHPITQRIEERQEKKIGKIYYPAAGLSTDTIPYYTSAYDMDMRKVIDVYAAATEHVDQGLSLTLFMRSDIPKGLYEWKKENKQTTRDLSILRNYAFNKGIKSIYYVRTFTDDGGEVGANQCESCVI; translated from the coding sequence ATGGGATTAAAACATCTTGAGGACGTAACTTACTTCCGTCTCAATAACGAAATCAACCGTCCTGTTAATGGACAAATCATGCTTCATAAAGATAAGGAAGCCTTGGATGCCTTCTTTAAAGAGAATGTGGTTCCAAATACAATGGTTTTTGATTCAATTACTGATAAAATCAACTACCTCATTGAACACAACTACATCGAAACTGCATTTCTCAAGAAATACCGTCCAGAGTTTTTGGAAGAATTGCATCAATTTATCAAAGACCAAAACTTCCAATTCAAATCATTCATGGCTGCCTATAAGTTTTACAACCAGTATGCCTTGAAGACTAATGACGGTGAATATTACCTTGAAAGTATGGAAGACCGCGTCTTCTTTAATGCACTTTATTTTGCTGACGGGGACGAAGCAATTGCGACTGATATTGCCAATGAAATCATCCACCAACGCTACCAACCTGCTACTCCTTCCTTTTTGAACGCAGGTCGTGCTCGTCGTGGGGAGTTGGTATCTTGTTTCTTGATTCAAGTAACTGATGACATGAACTCTATCGGACGTTCTATCAACTCAGCTCTTCAACTTTCACGTATCGGTGGTGGTGTAGGTATTACTCTAAGCAACCTTCGTGAAGCTGGCGCACCTATCAAAGGTTATGAAGGAGCAGCTTCTGGTGTCGTTCCAGTTATGAAACTCTTCGAAGACAGTTTCTCCTACTCTAACCAATTGGGTCAGCGTCAAGGTGCTGGGGTTGTCTACCTCAATGTCTTTCACCCAGATATCATCGCCTTCCTTTCAACTAAGAAAGAAAATGCCGATGAAAAGGTTCGTGTTAAGACCCTCTCACTTGGAGTTGTGGTGCCCGATAAATTCTACGAATTAGCTCGTAAAAATGAAGAAATGTATCTCTTTAGCCCTTACTCTGTAGAGCTTGAGTACGGTGTGCCATTCAACTACATCGACATCACTGAAAAATATGATGAATTAGTCGCAAATCCAAACATCCGCAAGACAAAAATCAAAGCTCGTGATTTGGAAACTGAAATTTCTAAATTGCAACAAGAATCTGGTTACCCTTATGTCGTCAACATTGATACAGCCAACCGTGCGAATCCAGTAGATGGTAAGATTATCATGAGTAACTTGTGTTCTGAGATTCTTCAAGTTCAAGAACCAAGCTTGATCAACGATGCTCAAGAATTCCTTCAAATGGGAACAGACGTTTCATGTAACCTTGGTTCAACCAACGTGGTCAACATGATGACTTCACCTGACTTTGGTCGTTCTATCCGTGCGATGGTTCGTGCTTTGACTTTCGTTACAGATAGTTCACACATCGTAGCTGTCCCTACTATCGACCACGGAAACAGTTTAGCTCACACCTTTGGTCTTGGTGCTATGGGGCTTCATAGCTACCTTGCCCAACAACTGATTGAGTACGGATCACATGAGTCAATTGAATTTACAAGCATCTACTTTATGCTTATGAACTACTGGACCTTGGTAGAATCTAATAACATAGCGCGTGAACGTGGTATCACCTTCCACAACTTTGAAAAATCAGACTATGCTAACGGAAGCTACTTCGACAAGTACGTGACAGGCGAATTTGTTCCAAAATCAGACCGTGTTAAAGAACTCTTCAAAGATGTCTTTATTCCAAGTGCTGCTGATTGGGCTGAACTTCGCGAAAAGGTTCAAGCAGATGGTCTTTATCACCAAAACCGCCTTGCTGTAGCTCCAAATGGTTCTATCAGTTACATCAACGATGTTTCTGCATCTATCCACCCGATTACGCAACGCATTGAAGAACGCCAAGAGAAGAAAATCGGTAAAATCTACTATCCTGCTGCAGGTTTGTCAACAGATACTATCCCTTACTACACTTCTGCTTACGACATGGATATGCGTAAGGTGATTGATGTTTACGCTGCTGCGACTGAGCACGTGGACCAAGGGCTTTCACTCACCCTCTTCATGCGTAGCGACATTCCAAAAGGTCTTTACGAATGGAAGAAAGAAAACAAACAAACGACACGTGACCTATCTATCCTTCGTAACTATGCCTTTAACAAGGGTATCAAGTCTATCTACTACGTCCGTACCTTTACAGACGATGGTGGAGAAGTCGGTGCTAACCAATGTGAAAGCTGTGTGATTTAA
- a CDS encoding metal ABC transporter solute-binding protein, Zn/Mn family — MKKRTFLLLVVGLLVLVLGACSQKEKQEAKGMKIVTSFYPIYAMVKEVSGDLNDVRMIQSSNGIHSFEPSANDIAAIYDADVFVYHSHTLESWAGSLDPNLKNSKVKVLEASEGMTLERVPGLEDVEAGDGIDEKTLYDPHTWLDPEKAGEEAQIIADKLSEIDSSNKETYQKNAKNFIAKAQELTKKYQPIFEKASQKTFVTQHTAFSYLAKRFGLKQLGIAGISPEQEPSPRQLTEIQEFVKTYKVKTIFTESNASSKVAETLVKSTGVSLKTLNPLEADPENDKTYLENLEENMNVLAEELK, encoded by the coding sequence ATGAAAAAAAGAACATTTCTATTATTAGTGGTAGGTCTCTTGGTTCTTGTCTTAGGAGCATGTAGCCAAAAAGAAAAACAAGAAGCAAAAGGGATGAAGATTGTAACAAGTTTTTACCCAATCTATGCCATGGTCAAAGAGGTATCAGGTGACTTGAATGACGTACGGATGATTCAGTCAAGTAATGGGATTCACTCCTTTGAACCGTCAGCAAATGACATTGCTGCTATCTATGATGCAGATGTCTTTGTCTACCATTCTCATACGCTCGAATCTTGGGCTGGAAGCCTAGATCCTAACTTGAAAAACTCAAAAGTTAAAGTTTTAGAAGCTTCTGAAGGAATGACCTTGGAGCGTGTACCGGGCTTAGAAGATGTAGAAGCTGGTGACGGCATCGATGAAAAAACACTCTACGACCCTCACACTTGGTTAGATCCAGAAAAAGCAGGTGAAGAAGCTCAGATTATCGCTGACAAACTTTCGGAGATTGATAGTTCTAATAAGGAAACGTATCAAAAGAATGCTAAAAACTTTATCGCTAAAGCCCAAGAATTGACTAAGAAGTACCAGCCTATTTTTGAAAAAGCGAGTCAAAAGACCTTTGTTACACAACACACAGCCTTTTCTTATCTCGCTAAACGCTTTGGTTTGAAACAACTTGGTATAGCAGGGATTTCCCCTGAACAAGAACCAAGTCCGAGACAACTAACAGAAATTCAGGAATTCGTTAAGACCTATAAGGTTAAAACCATCTTTACTGAGAGCAATGCTTCTTCTAAAGTCGCTGAGACCTTGGTCAAATCAACAGGAGTTAGCCTAAAGACACTCAATCCTTTAGAAGCAGATCCTGAAAATGACAAAACTTACTTAGAAAATCTAGAAGAAAACATGAATGTTCTTGCAGAAGAATTAAAATGA
- a CDS encoding pneumococcal-type histidine triad protein → MKKKYLAAGSALVLSLSLCIYALNQHQVEGNKDNNRVSYVDGKQDSQKTETQTPDQVSKKEDIQAEQIVVKITDQGYVTSHGDHFHYYNGKVPFDAIFSEELLMKDANYQLKDADIVNEIKGGYIIKVDGKYYVYLKDAAHADNIRTKEEIERQKQDHTHDAPTSNSAVALAQSQGRYTTDDGYIFNPSDIIEDTGDAYIVPHGGHYHYIPKSSLSASELAAAQAYLSGTRTQQSVTNYRPSPNETGQTTNQSQQAETPSNQAESLQSLLQQLYALPSSQRYAESDGLIFDPAKISSRTPSGVAIPHGNHYHFIPYTKLSALEEKIARMIPLSSDGGKPTPLENPSKPTEHPAQPDHHHDQDGNHGSQDTNHEDHDHDGEEHDHHHGEEHDHGFAADRVISEDEQGFVVSHGDHAHYFFKKDLTAAQIKAAQDHLKENHQSEPVQPLAKTVESFSRDASDEEKIKYISQTYGVPLEAIRISNGFFVFGNPDQAYDPTHIHPYAVRKEHVRIPLQTGNPELDFLNELYTTALRDGVSPYSLQVENGSFVIPHGDHNHYIKVQTKGYEVALKNKIPALQSTYQPGAFDEQTVLSKVDQLLADSRSLYKDQPIMQRRVELALGQFTENMKKLATNSTAGYLAALDLFDKQYIHVDQSMAPVETSPLDKKYQALVDKINTLDTDTYGLPKKDLLVHLQEAKLAQDETELTAIEAKLQALQDFRDRTGVTTVEYIKYFYEHVSDGRLREELRNRVAKLTWELYQSQSFLKATDLNKLFPTIYQTKLEVEEALKEEPVSTKVGKTILDTEKVDSQTAKTAIYEFLKELYGDFMPEERVSHVKKEEVDALLTKAAQLLARVKEDGVKQSLAEEAANIKAATEKENADLDEAKTQLEDLLNRIAATIQREKKEAEQDPQTVIIYQKLYNILLSLHKYLEDNKGSDADFERVDGLFDQLAAKSSDKEGLLTLAKEIISLNQELRSKASKTDSQSKSEKDSETAASKPTEKQAQSESETSAQPNE, encoded by the coding sequence ATGAAGAAGAAATACCTTGCAGCAGGATCGGCTCTTGTCCTTTCCCTAAGCCTTTGCATCTATGCATTGAACCAACACCAGGTAGAAGGAAACAAAGATAATAACCGTGTGTCTTATGTCGATGGGAAGCAAGATTCTCAAAAAACAGAGACCCAGACACCAGATCAAGTTAGCAAAAAAGAAGATATTCAGGCTGAACAAATTGTCGTGAAAATCACCGATCAAGGTTATGTGACTTCACATGGTGATCATTTCCATTATTACAATGGTAAAGTTCCTTTTGACGCGATTTTCAGCGAAGAACTGTTGATGAAAGATGCCAATTATCAACTGAAAGACGCTGATATTGTCAACGAAATCAAAGGTGGCTACATTATCAAGGTTGATGGTAAGTATTATGTCTACCTTAAAGATGCGGCTCATGCTGATAATATTCGTACGAAGGAGGAAATTGAGCGCCAAAAACAAGACCATACTCACGACGCACCAACTTCTAATAGTGCAGTGGCGCTTGCTCAATCTCAAGGTCGCTATACAACTGATGATGGCTACATCTTTAATCCTTCTGATATTATAGAGGATACTGGAGATGCTTATATCGTACCTCACGGTGGACATTACCACTACATTCCAAAGAGTTCCTTGTCTGCTAGCGAATTAGCTGCTGCCCAAGCCTACCTCTCTGGAACTAGAACTCAGCAGAGTGTGACTAACTATCGTCCTAGTCCAAACGAAACTGGTCAAACTACCAACCAAAGTCAACAGGCTGAAACACCAAGTAATCAAGCTGAGAGTCTTCAGAGTCTATTGCAACAGCTCTATGCTCTTCCAAGTAGTCAACGTTATGCTGAATCAGATGGCTTGATTTTTGACCCTGCTAAGATTTCAAGTAGAACGCCGAGTGGTGTGGCGATTCCTCACGGAAATCACTATCATTTCATCCCATATACAAAACTTTCTGCCTTGGAAGAAAAGATTGCGCGTATGATTCCTTTATCTAGCGACGGTGGGAAGCCAACACCTTTGGAAAATCCAAGCAAACCAACAGAACATCCAGCTCAACCAGATCATCATCATGACCAAGACGGTAACCATGGAAGTCAGGATACCAACCACGAAGATCATGACCATGATGGAGAGGAGCATGACCATCACCACGGTGAAGAACATGATCATGGTTTTGCAGCTGACCGTGTTATTAGTGAAGATGAGCAAGGGTTTGTAGTTTCTCATGGAGATCACGCTCATTATTTCTTTAAGAAGGACTTGACTGCAGCCCAAATCAAAGCTGCCCAAGATCACTTGAAAGAAAATCATCAGTCTGAGCCGGTTCAACCACTTGCAAAGACTGTGGAAAGTTTCTCAAGAGATGCTAGCGATGAAGAAAAAATCAAGTATATCTCACAGACCTACGGAGTACCGCTTGAAGCGATTCGCATTTCAAATGGATTCTTTGTCTTTGGAAATCCGGATCAAGCCTATGATCCAACCCATATCCATCCCTATGCTGTTCGAAAAGAACATGTTCGTATTCCTCTCCAAACTGGGAACCCAGAACTGGATTTCCTAAATGAACTGTATACGACTGCACTACGTGATGGGGTGTCTCCTTATAGTTTGCAAGTAGAAAATGGTAGTTTTGTGATTCCTCACGGAGACCACAATCACTATATCAAAGTTCAAACTAAGGGCTATGAAGTAGCTTTGAAAAATAAGATTCCGGCCCTACAATCGACCTATCAACCTGGAGCATTTGATGAACAAACAGTTCTATCTAAGGTGGATCAACTGTTAGCAGATAGCAGAAGTCTCTACAAAGACCAGCCAATCATGCAGAGACGGGTTGAACTTGCTTTGGGGCAATTCACCGAAAATATGAAAAAACTGGCAACAAACTCAACTGCTGGATACCTAGCAGCCTTGGATCTCTTTGATAAACAGTATATCCATGTGGATCAAAGTATGGCACCGGTTGAAACTTCACCTTTAGATAAGAAGTATCAAGCCCTTGTAGATAAGATCAATACACTGGATACAGATACTTATGGCTTGCCTAAGAAAGATCTTTTGGTACATTTGCAGGAAGCAAAACTAGCACAGGATGAGACAGAGTTGACTGCGATTGAAGCGAAACTGCAGGCCTTGCAAGATTTCCGAGATCGGACAGGGGTTACAACAGTAGAGTACATCAAGTACTTCTACGAACATGTGTCTGATGGTCGTTTGAGAGAAGAACTTCGGAACCGTGTTGCCAAGTTGACATGGGAACTTTACCAGTCACAATCTTTCCTCAAAGCAACCGACTTGAACAAGTTATTCCCAACTATTTACCAAACTAAGTTAGAAGTAGAAGAAGCTCTCAAAGAAGAACCCGTTTCTACAAAAGTTGGTAAGACTATTCTAGATACGGAAAAAGTAGATAGTCAAACTGCTAAGACCGCCATCTATGAATTCCTAAAAGAACTCTACGGTGATTTTATGCCAGAAGAGCGGGTTAGTCATGTTAAGAAGGAAGAAGTGGATGCTCTCCTAACTAAAGCTGCTCAACTCCTAGCACGTGTCAAAGAAGATGGTGTCAAACAATCCCTAGCTGAAGAAGCAGCTAATATCAAAGCGGCTACTGAAAAGGAAAATGCAGACCTTGACGAAGCTAAAACACAACTTGAGGATCTCTTGAATCGTATTGCAGCGACTATCCAACGAGAGAAAAAAGAAGCAGAACAAGATCCACAAACGGTGATTATCTACCAAAAACTCTATAATATCTTGCTCTCTCTTCACAAGTACTTAGAGGATAACAAAGGATCCGATGCTGACTTTGAACGTGTTGATGGCCTATTTGATCAACTTGCAGCCAAAAGTAGTGATAAAGAAGGCCTCCTCACTCTAGCTAAAGAAATCATTAGCTTGAACCAGGAACTCCGTTCAAAAGCAAGTAAAACTGATAGCCAATCTAAGTCTGAGAAAGACAGTGAAACAGCTGCTTCTAAACCAACAGAAAAGCAAGCGCAAAGTGAGTCTGAGACAAGTGCTCAACCAAATGAATAA
- a CDS encoding pneumococcal-type histidine triad protein, producing the protein MKINKKYLAGSAAALILSVCSYELGLYQARTVKENNRVSYIDGKQAAQKTEDLTPDEVSKKEGINAEQIVIKITDQGYVTSHGDHYHYYNGKVPYDAIISEELLMKDPNYQLKDEDIVSEIKGGYVIKVDGKYYVYLKDASHADNVRTKEEINRQKQEHSQHRERGTSANDGAVALARSQGRYTTDDGYIFNASDIIEDTGDAYIVPHGDHYHYIPKSELSASELAAAEAFLSGRSGQSNTPTYRRTNNNSASSDVDRWTPSYNNQGNSYTNTNTANNSSDDNQASQSDEDIDSLLKQLYALPLSQRHVESDGLVFDPAQITSRTARGVAVPHGNHYHFIPYSQMSELEERIARIIPLQYSSNHRVPDSRPEQPSPQPTPEPSPSPQPAPTPQPTPSNPIDEKLVKQAIRKVADGYVFEENGTSRYIPAKKLSAETAAAIDSKLAKQESLSHKLGAKKTNLPSDDRGFYNKAYDLLARIHQDLLDNKGRQADFDALDKLLERLNDESSDKVKLVDDILAFLAPIRHPERLGKPNAQIAYTDDEIQVAKLAGKYTTEDGYIFDPRDITSDEGDAYVAPHMTHSHWIKKDSLSEAERAAAQAYAKEKGLTPPSTDHQNPGNTEAKGAEAIYNRVKAVKKVPLDRMPYNLQHTVEVKNGSLIIPHYDHYHNIKFEWFDEGLYEAPKGYTLEDLFATVKYYVEHPNERPHSDSGWGNASDHVQRNQNGQADTNQTEKPSEEKPRTEKPEEEKPREEKPQSEKPESPKPTEEPEEESPEEPEEPQVETEKVEEKLREAEELLAKIQDPIIKSNAKETLTGLKNNLLFGSQDNNTIMAEAEKLLALLRESK; encoded by the coding sequence ATGAAAATTAATAAAAAATACCTTGCTGGTTCTGCGGCAGCTTTAATTTTAAGTGTCTGTTCTTATGAATTGGGACTGTATCAAGCTAGAACGGTCAAGGAAAATAACCGTGTTTCCTATATAGATGGAAAACAGGCTGCGCAAAAAACAGAGGATCTGACTCCTGATGAGGTCAGCAAAAAAGAAGGCATCAATGCCGAACAAATCGTCATCAAGATAACAGACCAAGGATATGTTACTTCGCACGGCGACCACTATCATTACTATAATGGCAAGGTCCCTTATGACGCTATCATCAGTGAAGAGTTGCTGATGAAGGATCCAAACTACCAGCTCAAGGACGAGGATATTGTCAGTGAAATCAAGGGCGGTTATGTGATCAAGGTAGATGGAAAATACTATGTTTACCTTAAGGACGCATCCCATGCGGATAATGTCCGTACGAAAGAAGAAATCAATCGGCAAAAACAAGAACATAGTCAGCATCGTGAAAGAGGGACTTCAGCAAACGATGGTGCGGTAGCCTTGGCACGTTCACAGGGACGCTACACCACAGATGATGGTTACATCTTTAATGCATCCGATATCATTGAAGATACTGGTGATGCTTATATCGTTCCTCATGGCGACCATTACCATTACATTCCCAAGAGCGAGTTATCAGCCAGCGAATTGGCTGCAGCAGAAGCCTTTCTATCTGGTAGAAGTGGCCAATCAAATACGCCTACTTATCGCCGTACCAATAACAACAGTGCTAGCAGCGATGTAGATAGATGGACTCCATCCTATAATAATCAAGGCAACAGCTATACGAACACGAACACAGCTAACAACAGTAGCGACGATAACCAAGCAAGTCAGAGTGATGAGGATATTGATAGCCTTCTGAAACAACTTTACGCCTTGCCGCTCAGCCAACGACACGTAGAATCTGATGGTCTTGTCTTCGACCCAGCACAGATTACAAGTCGAACAGCTAGAGGAGTTGCTGTGCCTCATGGGAACCATTACCATTTCATCCCTTATTCACAGATGTCTGAATTGGAAGAACGAATCGCTCGTATTATTCCTCTACAGTACAGTTCGAACCATAGGGTGCCGGATTCAAGACCAGAACAACCAAGTCCACAACCGACTCCGGAACCTAGTCCAAGCCCGCAACCTGCACCAACTCCTCAACCAACTCCAAGCAATCCAATTGACGAAAAATTGGTTAAACAAGCGATTCGAAAAGTAGCTGACGGCTATGTCTTTGAGGAGAATGGAACCTCACGTTATATTCCTGCCAAGAAGCTTTCAGCAGAAACAGCAGCAGCAATTGATAGTAAACTAGCCAAGCAAGAAAGTTTGTCTCATAAACTCGGAGCTAAGAAAACCAATCTCCCATCTGATGATCGAGGATTTTACAATAAGGCTTATGATTTACTAGCAAGAATTCATCAGGACTTACTTGATAATAAAGGGCGCCAAGCTGATTTTGACGCTTTGGATAAACTGTTGGAACGTTTAAATGATGAAAGCAGTGATAAAGTCAAGTTGGTGGATGATATCTTGGCCTTTCTAGCACCGATTCGTCATCCAGAACGTTTAGGAAAACCAAATGCGCAAATTGCCTACACTGATGATGAGATTCAGGTAGCCAAGTTGGCAGGCAAGTATACAACAGAAGATGGCTATATCTTTGATCCTCGTGATATCACCAGTGATGAGGGGGATGCCTATGTAGCTCCACATATGACCCATAGTCATTGGATTAAGAAAGATAGTTTGTCTGAAGCCGAAAGAGCGGCAGCCCAGGCTTATGCTAAAGAGAAAGGTTTGACTCCTCCTTCAACAGACCATCAGAATCCAGGAAATACGGAGGCTAAAGGAGCAGAAGCTATCTACAACCGCGTGAAAGCAGTTAAGAAGGTGCCGCTTGATCGTATGCCTTACAATCTCCAACATACCGTGGAAGTTAAAAACGGTAGTTTAATCATTCCTCATTATGATCATTACCATAACATAAAATTTGAGTGGTTTGACGAAGGACTTTATGAGGCACCTAAGGGGTATACTCTTGAGGATCTCTTTGCGACTGTCAAGTACTATGTCGAACATCCAAACGAACGTCCGCATTCAGATAGTGGTTGGGGGAATGCAAGTGACCATGTTCAAAGAAACCAAAATGGTCAAGCTGATACCAATCAAACGGAAAAACCATCAGAGGAGAAACCTCGTACAGAAAAACCTGAGGAAGAAAAACCTCGCGAAGAGAAACCTCAGAGTGAGAAACCAGAATCTCCAAAACCAACTGAGGAGCCAGAAGAAGAATCACCAGAGGAACCAGAAGAACCTCAGGTTGAAACTGAAAAGGTTGAAGAAAAACTGAGAGAGGCTGAAGAGCTACTTGCAAAGATCCAAGACCCCATTATCAAGTCCAATGCCAAAGAAACTCTCACTGGCTTAAAAAATAACCTGCTATTTGGCTCCCAGGACAACAATACTATTATGGCAGAAGCTGAAAAATTATTGGCTTTGTTAAGGGAGAGTAAGTAG
- the ptsP gene encoding phosphoenolpyruvate--protein phosphotransferase, translated as MTEMLKGIAASDGVAVAKAYLLVQPDLSFETITVEDTNAEEARLDAALQASQDELSVIREKAVGTLGEEAAQVFDAHLMVLADPEMISQIKETIRAKKVNAEAGLKEVTDMFITIFEGMEDNPYMQERAADIRDVTKRVLANLLGKKLPNPASINEEVIVIAHDLTPSDTAQLDKNFVKAFVTNIGGRTSHSAIMARTLEIAAVLGTNNITEIVKDGDILAVNGITGEVIINPTDEQAAEFKTAGEAYAKQKAEWALLKDAKTVTADGKHFELAANIGTPKDVEGVNDNGAEAVGLYRTEFLYMDSQDFPTEDEQYEAYKAVLEGMNGKPVVVRTMDIGGDKELPYFDMPHEMNPFLGFRALRISISETGDAMFRTQIRALLRASVHGQLRIMFPMVALLKEFRAAKAVFDEEKANLLAEGVAVADNIQVGIMIEIPAAAMLADQFAKEVDFFSIGTNDLIQYTMAADRMNEQVSYLYQPYNPSILRLINNVIKAAHAEGKWAGMCGEMAGDQQAVPLLVGMGLDEFSMSATSVLRTRSLMKKLDTAKMEEYANRALTECSTMEEVLELQKEYVNFD; from the coding sequence ATGACAGAAATGCTTAAAGGAATCGCAGCATCTGACGGTGTTGCAGTTGCAAAAGCATATCTACTCGTTCAACCGGATTTGTCATTTGAGACTATTACAGTCGAAGATACAAACGCAGAAGAAGCTCGCCTTGATGCCGCTCTACAGGCATCACAAGACGAGCTTTCTGTTATTCGCGAGAAAGCAGTAGGTACGCTCGGTGAAGAAGCAGCTCAAGTTTTTGACGCTCACTTAATGGTTCTTGCTGACCCAGAAATGATCAGCCAAATCAAGGAAACAATCCGTGCTAAGAAAGTGAATGCAGAAGCAGGTCTGAAAGAAGTAACAGACATGTTTATCACTATCTTTGAAGGCATGGAAGACAACCCATACATGCAAGAACGCGCAGCGGATATCCGCGACGTGACAAAACGTGTATTGGCTAACCTCCTTGGTAAAAAGTTGCCAAACCCAGCTTCTATCAATGAAGAAGTGATTGTGATTGCGCATGACTTGACTCCTTCAGATACAGCTCAATTGGACAAAAACTTTGTAAAAGCTTTTGTAACTAACATTGGTGGTCGTACAAGCCACTCTGCTATCATGGCGCGTACGCTTGAAATTGCAGCAGTATTGGGTACAAACAATATCACTGAAATCGTTAAAGATGGTGATATTCTTGCCGTTAACGGTATCACAGGTGAAGTTATTATCAACCCAACTGATGAGCAAGCAGCAGAATTCAAGACTGCTGGTGAAGCTTATGCGAAACAAAAAGCTGAATGGGCTCTCTTGAAAGATGCTAAAACAGTAACTGCTGATGGCAAACACTTTGAATTGGCTGCCAACATCGGTACTCCAAAAGACGTTGAAGGTGTCAATGATAACGGTGCTGAAGCTGTTGGTCTTTACCGTACAGAGTTCTTGTACATGGATTCTCAAGACTTCCCAACAGAAGACGAGCAGTACGAAGCTTACAAGGCTGTACTTGAAGGAATGAACGGTAAACCTGTTGTCGTTCGTACAATGGATATCGGTGGAGATAAGGAACTCCCTTACTTCGATATGCCTCACGAAATGAACCCATTCCTTGGATTCCGTGCCCTTCGTATCTCTATCTCTGAGACTGGAGATGCTATGTTCCGCACACAAATCCGTGCCCTTCTTCGTGCGTCTGTTCACGGTCAATTGCGTATCATGTTCCCAATGGTTGCGCTCTTGAAAGAATTCCGTGCAGCGAAAGCAGTCTTTGACGAAGAAAAAGCAAACCTTCTTGCTGAAGGTGTTGCAGTTGCGGATAATATCCAAGTTGGTATCATGATTGAAATCCCAGCAGCAGCAATGCTTGCAGACCAATTTGCTAAAGAAGTTGACTTCTTCTCAATTGGTACAAACGACTTGATCCAATACACAATGGCAGCAGACCGTATGAACGAACAAGTTTCATACCTTTACCAACCATACAACCCATCAATCCTTCGTTTGATTAACAACGTTATCAAAGCAGCTCACGCTGAAGGTAAATGGGCTGGTATGTGTGGTGAGATGGCTGGTGACCAACAAGCTGTTCCTCTTCTTGTAGGAATGGGCTTAGATGAGTTCTCTATGTCAGCAACATCAGTACTTCGTACACGTAGCTTGATGAAGAAACTCGATACAGCTAAGATGGAAGAGTACGCAAACCGTGCCCTTACAGAATGCTCAACAATGGAAGAAGTTCTTGAACTTCAAAAAGAATACGTTAATTTTGATTAA
- a CDS encoding phosphocarrier protein HPr, translating into MASKDFHVVAETGIHARPATLLVQTASKFASDITLEYKGKSVNLKSIMGVMSLGVGQGADVTISAEGADADDAIAAITETMEKEGLA; encoded by the coding sequence ATGGCTTCTAAAGATTTCCACGTAGTGGCAGAAACAGGTATTCACGCACGTCCAGCAACATTGTTGGTTCAAACAGCTAGCAAATTTGCTTCAGATATCACTCTTGAATACAAAGGTAAATCAGTAAACCTTAAATCTATCATGGGTGTTATGAGTCTTGGTGTTGGCCAAGGTGCTGACGTTACAATTTCAGCTGAAGGTGCAGATGCTGACGACGCAATCGCTGCTATCACTGAAACTATGGAAAAAGAAGGATTGGCATAA